A window of the Natronomonas salina genome harbors these coding sequences:
- a CDS encoding bacterio-opsin activator domain-containing protein produces MPQEESRDVAFELKERAMDEAPVGITISDPRREDNPLVYVNDAFERLTGYSREAVLGRNCRFLQGERTDPSAVAELRSAIEAARPVTVELVNYRSDGEPFWNEVTVAPLRDADSEVTNYVGFQVDVTRRKEAQLALADERERLDRLVDRINGLLADVTELLMHGVDRRETERAIVERIAATDAYAAAWIGEPDLAREVLVTAAAAGFDGSLDEQTLELDGTSAAARAYRDRTVVTTETGEGSRFGSDTSDGALAAVPLVYGDAIYGVLVVRGVTADALDERERVVLEAVGRSMATAVNAVQNRRALAADDVVELEFSIADRAFFPVALADAWDCRLDYRGAAASGDAGLRLFVDAVGGPGPPAESAVDVDDVESAARVGGEDSTLVELRLAPGSVVERIAERGGELRSLTAERGVGELEVVIPAEIGGRVILELLEDRYEDVELLAHRESDQRPSTQSAFGAAHEAALTERQATALRSAFFSGYYDQQRTVSGDELANMMGISRATFHQHLRAAERKVFAALLEGTAPHTY; encoded by the coding sequence ACGTGGCCTTCGAGCTGAAGGAGCGTGCGATGGACGAGGCGCCGGTCGGCATCACGATCTCGGACCCTCGCCGCGAGGACAACCCGCTGGTCTACGTCAACGACGCATTCGAGCGTCTCACGGGCTACTCGCGGGAAGCCGTGCTCGGCCGGAACTGCCGGTTCCTCCAGGGCGAACGGACCGACCCGTCGGCAGTCGCGGAACTCCGGTCGGCGATCGAGGCAGCCAGGCCGGTCACCGTCGAACTCGTCAACTACCGTAGCGACGGGGAGCCGTTCTGGAACGAAGTGACAGTCGCGCCGCTCCGAGACGCCGACAGCGAGGTGACGAACTACGTTGGCTTCCAGGTGGACGTCACGCGGCGGAAGGAGGCCCAGCTGGCGCTGGCGGACGAGCGCGAGCGCCTCGATCGGCTGGTCGACCGGATCAACGGGTTACTCGCCGACGTGACCGAGCTATTGATGCACGGTGTCGACCGCCGGGAGACCGAGCGCGCGATCGTCGAACGGATCGCGGCGACGGACGCCTACGCGGCGGCCTGGATCGGCGAGCCGGACCTGGCCCGGGAGGTCCTCGTCACCGCCGCTGCGGCCGGCTTCGACGGTTCGCTCGACGAACAGACCCTCGAGTTAGACGGCACCTCAGCGGCCGCCCGTGCGTACCGTGATCGGACCGTGGTGACCACCGAGACCGGCGAGGGCTCCCGTTTCGGGTCCGACACGTCGGACGGCGCCCTGGCCGCCGTCCCGCTCGTGTACGGCGACGCGATTTACGGCGTCCTGGTGGTCAGAGGGGTCACGGCGGACGCGCTCGACGAACGCGAACGGGTGGTGCTGGAGGCGGTCGGGCGGAGCATGGCGACCGCGGTGAACGCGGTCCAGAACCGCCGGGCGCTCGCGGCGGACGACGTCGTCGAACTCGAGTTCTCGATCGCGGACCGGGCGTTCTTCCCAGTCGCGCTGGCCGACGCCTGGGACTGTCGACTCGACTACCGCGGCGCCGCCGCTAGCGGAGACGCCGGCCTTCGGCTCTTCGTCGACGCTGTCGGCGGCCCGGGACCGCCGGCCGAGTCGGCAGTAGACGTCGACGACGTGGAGTCGGCCGCCCGCGTCGGCGGTGAGGACTCGACACTGGTAGAGCTCCGGCTCGCGCCCGGGTCGGTCGTCGAGCGCATCGCCGAACGTGGCGGGGAACTCCGCTCGCTGACGGCCGAGCGGGGCGTCGGGGAACTCGAGGTCGTGATCCCCGCCGAGATCGGGGGTCGCGTCATCCTCGAACTCCTGGAGGACCGGTACGAGGACGTCGAACTGCTCGCCCACCGTGAGTCAGACCAGCGGCCATCAACGCAGTCGGCGTTCGGCGCCGCTCACGAGGCGGCCCTCACCGAGCGCCAGGCGACGGCCCTGCGGAGCGCCTTCTTCAGCGGGTACTACGACCAGCAGCGGACAGTCTCCGGTGACGAGCTCGCGAACATGATGGGGATCTCCCGGGCGACGTTCCATCAGCACCTCCGGGCCGCCGAACGGAAGGTGTTCGCAGCACTCCTCGAGGGGACCGCGCCACACACTTACTAG